The genomic window TTAGTAGGGCTCGCCCTCCAGCACCTTCCGCTCCTGGTCCACGGAGACCAGGACCAGCTCAATGTGGTAGTGGGGCTCGTTCACCCCGGGGTGGGGTCCCGAGGGGATGAGGTTCACGTGGTCCACGCGGGTGACCCCCAGGGCCCGCAGGGTCTGGGTGCCGATGTCCACGTACTTCTGGCTCTCGTTGAGCTTCTTGAGGGGGACCATGAAGACCACCTTTACCAGGTTCCCCGCCTTGTCGTAGGCCAGGAAGGGCCCCTCGGGGAGCTTGGAGGGGTCCACGTAGAGGGTGCCGAGGCCGGGGATGAAGTTGGGGAGCGCCCCCTTCAGGGCCTCGCTCACGTTCACGTAGGGGGCCGAAGGGGGGGCCTTCCGCACCTGAAGCATTTGGGCCAGACCCAGGCCCAGGACCACCGCCAAAGAAACCAGCACGAGCGTTTTCGC from Thermus islandicus DSM 21543 includes these protein-coding regions:
- a CDS encoding DUF5602 domain-containing protein, whose amino-acid sequence is MRKAKTLVLVSLAVVLGLGLAQMLQVRKAPPSAPYVNVSEALKGALPNFIPGLGTLYVDPSKLPEGPFLAYDKAGNLVKVVFMVPLKKLNESQKYVDIGTQTLRALGVTRVDHVNLIPSGPHPGVNEPHYHIELVLVSVDQERKVLEGEPY